A single region of the Deefgea piscis genome encodes:
- the rmuC gene encoding DNA recombination protein RmuC, producing MLELLFGVTTLVVLLAGILVVSRLHQLASAQREVLDTLTQDFENKHREMLNDLHQGMSKQTESMQQGLIQHGSLLNETVNRTSERLRDSMSESFERLRHGVNHEMKESRETIVRMQTVQSEALSTLRLTLVASLGESREQMLKQLSDISAALQGKQDALREDMLLKLSTMLAEQSKREMEQLQAALLQSSQTLTASVGELTKATDLRLAEISGKVTERLDEGFKKTNETFANVMARLATIDEAQKKIDGLTTNVVSLQELLGDKRSRGAFGEVQLDHLVSNVLPAQTYELQATLPGGARVDCLLKLPEPTGTIAVDSKFPLENYHRMFGGDMDKLTATRFFKADVKKHVDDIANKYIIPNVTADGAVMFIPAEAVFAEIHAYHPELVEYAMQRRVWIVSPTTLMAVLNTARAVIKDVETRKQVHIIKEALGKLGQEFGRFDKRMKNLATHIRQAHEDALEVSITSEKISRQFVNIEQVRLEGESAPVLVAVETE from the coding sequence ATGCTAGAACTGCTGTTTGGCGTAACAACCCTGGTGGTTTTATTGGCGGGCATCTTGGTGGTGAGTCGCTTACATCAATTAGCAAGCGCGCAGCGTGAGGTGCTCGACACCTTAACGCAAGATTTTGAGAATAAGCATCGTGAGATGCTCAATGATTTGCATCAGGGCATGAGTAAGCAAACCGAATCAATGCAACAGGGGCTGATTCAACATGGCAGCTTACTCAATGAAACCGTCAATCGGACTAGCGAGCGCTTACGTGACAGCATGAGTGAATCATTTGAGCGTTTGCGTCATGGTGTCAATCATGAAATGAAAGAAAGCCGCGAAACCATAGTGCGCATGCAAACAGTGCAAAGCGAAGCGCTATCGACGTTGCGACTGACCTTGGTCGCCAGCCTTGGCGAATCTCGCGAACAAATGCTCAAGCAACTTAGTGATATTTCAGCCGCACTACAAGGCAAGCAAGACGCTTTACGCGAAGACATGCTACTCAAACTCTCCACCATGCTGGCTGAACAATCCAAACGCGAAATGGAACAGCTACAGGCGGCTCTGTTGCAGTCGAGCCAAACACTAACTGCCAGCGTAGGTGAGCTGACCAAAGCGACAGATTTACGTTTGGCTGAGATTTCTGGCAAGGTCACCGAGCGCCTTGATGAAGGCTTTAAAAAGACCAATGAAACTTTTGCCAATGTGATGGCGCGCCTCGCCACAATTGATGAAGCACAAAAGAAAATCGACGGTTTGACCACCAATGTGGTCAGTTTACAAGAGCTACTGGGTGACAAACGTTCACGCGGTGCTTTTGGGGAGGTGCAACTGGATCATTTGGTCAGTAATGTGCTGCCAGCGCAAACGTACGAACTGCAAGCCACGCTACCGGGCGGCGCTCGAGTCGATTGCCTACTTAAACTGCCAGAGCCGACCGGCACCATTGCAGTGGATTCGAAATTTCCATTAGAAAACTATCATCGGATGTTTGGTGGTGATATGGACAAGTTAACCGCAACCCGATTTTTTAAAGCTGACGTTAAAAAACATGTGGATGACATTGCCAATAAATACATCATTCCGAATGTCACCGCCGACGGCGCGGTAATGTTTATTCCGGCAGAGGCCGTGTTTGCTGAAATTCACGCTTATCACCCCGAATTGGTCGAATATGCAATGCAACGCCGCGTGTGGATTGTGTCGCCAACTACCCTAATGGCAGTGCTAAATACGGCGCGCGCGGTGATTAAAGACGTCGAAACACGTAAGCAAGTACATATTATCAAAGAGGCGCTTGGCAAGTTGGGACAAGAATTTGGGCGCTTTGATAAACGAATGAAAAACCTAGCCACACATATTCGTCAAGCCCATGAAGACGCGCTGGAAGTGAGTATTACCAGTGAAAAAATTTCCCGCCAGTTTGTCAATATTGAGCAAGTTCGACTTGAAGGAGAGTCGGCGCCAGTGCTAGTTGCCGTTGAAACCGAGTGA
- the ileS gene encoding isoleucine--tRNA ligase — protein MSNKPANKYPVNLLDTPFPMRGDLAKREPGFLKQWQDAKIYQQLRLAAKEQNRPKFILHDGPPYANGDIHIGHAMNKVLKDIILKSKSLSGFDTPYVPGWDCHGMPIEHQIEKLVKSDKDAIKANPAIHAQIVAYRKANQLDEKEIHLPSSFIRELCREYAAIQIERQKVDFIRLGVLADWENPYLTMNFKTEADIVRTMGKIHHNGYLVKGQKPVHWCVDCGSALAEAEVEYEDKVSAAIDVAFQVVDMAALSAAFGGVNVGEQTASAVIWTTTPWTLPANQAVSVHPEFTYDLIATEKGLLILVRELAEAALKRYDIDANEVIAQAKGEALNGLLLQHPFLARQVPIICGEHVTADAGTGLVHTAPAHGLEDYQVGLKYKLAVDNPVANDGRYISTAEFFAGETVWKANPKVVALLEDRSALLANKKLEHSYPHCWRHKTPLIFRATTQWFIGMDKKVGAETLRDKANRAVDATEFFPAWGRARLEAMIKNSPDWCVSRQRTWGVPMTFFIHKETAELHPRSTELLEEVAKRIEKEGIEAWFKLDAIELLGDEAAHYEKLKDTIDVWFDSGSTHFAVIAQREELNHGDASRPAADLYLEGSDQHRGWFQSSLKTACATVGHAPYKQLLTHGFVVDGKGMKMSKSKGNVVAPQQVINQMGADMLRLWTASTDYSGEVSISDEILKRTTDSYRRVRNTLRFLLANLSDFTPEDKLPVNELLTLDRYALVELAKFQHNLTAFYDKYEFHLGVQEIHRYCADELGAFYLDIIKDRLYTMAAGSHGRRSAQTTLWYITQALVRLLSPILSFTAHEAWDVLKNEGNVFVGEWLTLPEIHDADTLQAAFALIREVRANAQKDIELQRAEGVLGSSLQAEVTIHAQGEVFQALESLGDELKFIMITSQAHIQPGTLAIEVAAATAEKCERCWHYHPSVGSIAAHPTLCTRCDCNLHGAGETRQYA, from the coding sequence ATGAGCAATAAACCTGCTAACAAATATCCAGTCAATTTATTGGATACGCCGTTTCCAATGCGTGGCGATTTAGCTAAACGCGAGCCCGGATTTTTAAAGCAATGGCAAGATGCCAAGATCTACCAGCAATTGCGTTTAGCAGCCAAAGAACAAAATCGTCCAAAATTTATTTTGCATGATGGCCCTCCTTACGCCAATGGGGATATTCATATTGGCCATGCAATGAATAAAGTTTTAAAAGACATTATTTTAAAATCGAAATCACTCAGCGGTTTTGATACGCCTTACGTTCCCGGCTGGGATTGTCACGGCATGCCAATTGAGCACCAAATTGAAAAATTGGTAAAGTCAGATAAAGACGCCATTAAAGCCAATCCAGCAATTCACGCACAAATTGTGGCGTATCGTAAAGCCAATCAATTGGATGAAAAAGAAATCCATTTGCCAAGTTCTTTCATTCGCGAATTGTGCCGTGAATACGCGGCAATTCAAATTGAACGACAAAAAGTTGATTTTATTCGTTTGGGCGTACTTGCTGATTGGGAAAACCCATATCTGACGATGAATTTCAAAACTGAAGCCGACATCGTGCGTACGATGGGCAAAATTCATCACAATGGTTATTTGGTCAAAGGTCAAAAACCGGTGCATTGGTGTGTCGACTGCGGCTCGGCTTTGGCTGAAGCTGAAGTGGAATATGAAGACAAAGTATCCGCAGCGATTGATGTGGCCTTCCAAGTGGTCGATATGGCCGCTTTGTCTGCCGCCTTTGGTGGCGTTAATGTGGGCGAACAAACTGCTAGCGCAGTGATTTGGACCACTACGCCTTGGACTTTGCCTGCCAATCAAGCGGTTTCGGTGCACCCAGAATTCACTTACGATTTGATCGCAACTGAAAAAGGCTTGCTCATCTTAGTGCGTGAGTTGGCTGAAGCGGCCTTAAAACGTTATGACATTGATGCCAATGAAGTGATTGCGCAAGCCAAAGGTGAAGCGCTCAATGGTTTGTTATTACAACATCCATTCCTAGCCCGCCAAGTGCCGATCATCTGCGGTGAGCATGTGACGGCGGATGCGGGTACTGGCTTAGTGCACACTGCGCCAGCGCATGGTCTAGAAGACTACCAAGTCGGTCTTAAATATAAATTAGCGGTTGATAATCCGGTGGCTAACGATGGTCGTTACATCTCAACGGCAGAATTTTTTGCCGGTGAAACCGTTTGGAAAGCCAACCCTAAAGTCGTTGCCTTGCTGGAAGATCGCAGCGCACTGCTGGCCAACAAAAAACTAGAGCATAGCTACCCACATTGCTGGCGCCACAAAACACCGCTGATTTTCCGTGCGACAACGCAATGGTTTATTGGCATGGATAAAAAAGTCGGCGCTGAAACCTTACGCGACAAAGCCAATCGTGCGGTCGATGCCACTGAGTTCTTCCCTGCTTGGGGTCGAGCACGCCTTGAGGCGATGATTAAAAACAGCCCTGATTGGTGTGTGTCACGGCAACGCACGTGGGGCGTACCGATGACGTTCTTTATTCATAAAGAAACGGCCGAGTTGCATCCACGCTCGACTGAGTTGCTTGAGGAAGTCGCTAAGCGCATTGAAAAAGAAGGTATTGAAGCTTGGTTTAAGCTCGATGCGATCGAATTGCTGGGTGATGAAGCTGCGCATTATGAAAAACTAAAAGACACCATCGATGTTTGGTTTGACTCGGGTTCAACGCACTTTGCCGTCATTGCGCAACGTGAAGAACTCAACCATGGCGACGCAAGTCGCCCTGCTGCCGATTTGTATTTGGAAGGTTCAGATCAGCACCGTGGTTGGTTCCAATCGTCGTTAAAAACCGCTTGCGCAACAGTGGGCCATGCACCGTACAAGCAATTGTTAACGCATGGTTTTGTGGTCGATGGCAAAGGCATGAAAATGTCAAAATCCAAAGGCAATGTGGTTGCGCCGCAGCAAGTGATTAATCAAATGGGCGCCGATATGTTGCGCCTGTGGACGGCGAGTACCGATTATTCGGGCGAGGTGTCGATTTCAGATGAAATCTTAAAACGTACCACCGACTCATATCGTCGTGTTCGCAATACCTTGCGCTTCTTGTTGGCTAATTTATCTGACTTTACACCCGAAGATAAACTGCCAGTGAATGAACTACTGACATTAGATCGTTATGCTTTGGTTGAATTGGCCAAATTCCAGCACAACCTGACCGCATTTTATGACAAGTATGAGTTTCATTTGGGCGTACAAGAAATTCATCGCTATTGCGCCGATGAATTGGGTGCTTTCTATCTCGATATTATTAAAGATCGCCTGTATACGATGGCAGCTGGCTCACATGGCCGCCGCTCAGCACAAACCACCCTATGGTATATCACACAAGCGTTGGTGCGTTTGCTCTCACCGATCTTGTCTTTTACCGCCCATGAAGCATGGGATGTCCTGAAAAATGAAGGCAATGTTTTTGTGGGTGAATGGTTAACTCTGCCTGAAATTCATGATGCTGACACCTTGCAAGCGGCTTTTGCTTTGATTCGTGAAGTGCGTGCGAATGCGCAAAAAGACATCGAACTGCAGCGCGCTGAAGGCGTTCTTGGTTCAAGCTTACAAGCGGAAGTAACCATTCATGCGCAAGGCGAAGTATTTCAAGCGCTTGAGTCTTTGGGCGATGAACTGAAATTCATCATGATTACCTCGCAAGCGCACATCCAGCCCGGCACGCTGGCGATTGAAGTGGCTGCGGCAACAGCAGAAAAGTGTGAACGCTGCTGGCACTACCACCCAAGTGTAGGCTCGATTGCAGCACATCCAACGCTGTGTACTCGTTGCGATTGCAATTTGCATGGTGCCGGAGAGACTCGTCAATATGCCTAA
- a CDS encoding bifunctional riboflavin kinase/FAD synthetase — protein MHVLRGTPHTPLPRSALTIGNFDGLHCGHSAMLARLKAEAKARHLVSVVMTFEPHPRELFTPDSAPARLTSLREKIELLREAGIDYLIVQHFNRAFASIDALTFRDHIVARQLNAQLVLVGDDFQFGAKRSGDFNLLAASSDFETYSLPTLKQDGERVSSTAVRLALQSGQMAHAAKLLDRPYSIAGRVVGGDRLGREFGFPTANIQLKHNKPPLFGIFIVEVLGLDRTYQGVASLGFRPTIHGGDIKPKLEVHLFDFNRDIYRQHLRVNFLAKLRDEEKYPDFDTLIAQIQKDCDHARAWFAAR, from the coding sequence ATGCATGTATTACGCGGCACTCCGCACACTCCACTTCCTCGTTCTGCACTCACGATTGGCAATTTTGATGGCCTGCATTGTGGACATAGTGCCATGCTGGCGCGGCTGAAAGCCGAAGCGAAAGCACGTCATCTGGTGAGTGTCGTCATGACGTTTGAGCCGCATCCGCGTGAGCTATTTACGCCTGATTCGGCTCCGGCTCGTTTAACAAGTTTGCGCGAAAAAATCGAGTTATTACGCGAGGCGGGTATTGATTACCTGATTGTGCAGCATTTTAATCGTGCCTTTGCCAGTATTGACGCCCTTACCTTCCGTGACCATATCGTTGCTCGGCAACTGAATGCGCAATTGGTGTTAGTGGGGGATGATTTTCAATTCGGTGCTAAGCGCAGTGGTGACTTTAATTTACTCGCGGCCTCGAGCGACTTTGAAACCTATAGCTTACCGACGCTCAAGCAAGATGGTGAACGCGTTTCATCAACCGCGGTGCGTTTGGCGCTACAATCTGGACAAATGGCGCATGCGGCCAAGTTGCTTGATCGACCGTATTCAATTGCGGGCCGAGTGGTGGGCGGCGATCGTTTAGGCCGAGAATTTGGCTTTCCTACGGCCAATATCCAGCTCAAGCACAATAAACCACCGTTATTTGGTATTTTTATCGTTGAAGTTTTAGGCTTAGATCGCACCTATCAAGGGGTGGCTAGTCTTGGTTTTCGGCCCACGATTCACGGTGGCGATATCAAGCCCAAATTAGAAGTGCATTTATTTGATTTTAATCGCGATATTTATCGCCAGCATTTACGTGTTAACTTTCTTGCCAAGTTACGCGATGAAGAAAAATACCCTGATTTTGATACGCTGATCGCCCAGATTCAAAAAGATTGCGATCATGCCCGCGCTTGGTTCGCCGCGCGTTAA
- the ispH gene encoding 4-hydroxy-3-methylbut-2-enyl diphosphate reductase: MSMNIILAQPRGFCAGVDRAIAIVEKALEKYGAPIYVRHEVVHNKFVIEDLKAKGAIFIEDLCDVPSGNTLIFSAHGVSQAVRAEAAERGLNIYDATCPLVTKVHLEVKRLREQGFEIVMIGHKGHPEVEGTMGQAQSGMYLVEEPSDVAHLQVNDASKLAYVTQTTLSVDDAQVVIEALRARFADIVGPKKDDICYATQNRQDAVKQLARDVDILIVVGSPNSSNSNRLREVGASLGIDAYMVDNETELNAAWFEQKMKVGITAGASAPDVLVQQVIAKIKSFGADSVVAMDGIEENVIFSLPKGLLS; this comes from the coding sequence ATGAGTATGAATATCATTTTGGCGCAGCCACGTGGATTTTGCGCTGGCGTTGATCGCGCGATTGCCATTGTTGAAAAAGCCTTAGAGAAATATGGCGCACCGATTTATGTGCGCCATGAGGTGGTGCACAATAAATTTGTGATTGAAGATCTAAAAGCCAAAGGCGCGATTTTTATTGAAGATTTATGCGATGTGCCGAGTGGCAATACGCTGATTTTTTCTGCGCACGGCGTTTCGCAAGCGGTGCGCGCTGAAGCGGCTGAGCGCGGTTTAAATATTTATGATGCAACCTGCCCTTTAGTGACCAAAGTCCATTTGGAAGTGAAACGTTTGCGCGAACAAGGTTTTGAAATCGTAATGATTGGCCATAAAGGCCACCCCGAAGTTGAAGGGACAATGGGCCAAGCGCAATCGGGCATGTATTTAGTCGAAGAACCTAGCGATGTAGCTCATTTGCAAGTGAACGATGCCAGCAAATTGGCTTATGTCACTCAAACGACATTGTCAGTTGATGATGCCCAAGTAGTTATTGAAGCATTACGAGCGCGTTTTGCAGATATCGTTGGTCCTAAAAAAGACGATATTTGTTACGCGACACAAAACCGCCAAGATGCAGTGAAACAACTGGCGCGTGATGTTGATATTTTAATTGTGGTTGGCTCGCCGAATAGCTCAAACTCAAATCGCCTGCGTGAAGTAGGCGCTAGCTTGGGGATTGATGCCTACATGGTTGATAATGAAACTGAACTCAATGCAGCCTGGTTTGAGCAAAAAATGAAAGTCGGCATTACCGCTGGCGCTTCTGCTCCAGACGTTTTAGTGCAACAAGTCATCGCTAAAATTAAAAGTTTTGGTGCAGATTCAGTCGTTGCAATGGACGGTATTGAGGAAAATGTTATTTTCTCTTTGCCAAAAGGTTTGCTGTCATAG
- the flgA gene encoding flagellar basal body P-ring formation chaperone FlgA, translated as MRKILISSFALLSSLLTPLFAAPTTQDLKVITHEVNQWLNAELANSPGTASFEVRPVDTRLKLAACERREISLPAGYRLLGNTMLRVKCVDGANWSFNLPTKISIAVSYAVAARPLAANQILDVGDIAMQQGDLGVLPGSVFLDPTPILGRTLNSPVSAGQALRQEQLRASMAILQNQKVKIIYRQDGIEITNEGIAMSAAAEGQPVRVRIDKNKIISGTAQQGAIVMVNQ; from the coding sequence ATGCGAAAAATATTAATCTCGAGCTTTGCTCTGCTTTCAAGTTTGCTAACGCCGCTATTTGCGGCGCCGACGACGCAAGATTTGAAAGTCATTACTCATGAAGTCAATCAATGGCTCAATGCTGAATTAGCCAATAGCCCAGGCACTGCGTCATTTGAAGTGCGTCCAGTGGATACCCGCCTCAAATTAGCAGCATGCGAACGCCGTGAGATTAGTCTGCCTGCGGGCTATCGTTTGCTGGGTAATACCATGTTGCGGGTTAAATGTGTTGATGGCGCTAACTGGAGCTTTAATTTACCGACCAAAATTAGTATTGCCGTCAGCTATGCAGTCGCTGCTCGGCCTTTGGCGGCCAATCAAATTTTGGATGTTGGTGACATTGCCATGCAACAAGGTGATCTTGGTGTGTTACCGGGGTCGGTATTTTTAGATCCGACCCCCATCTTAGGGCGAACACTCAATAGCCCCGTTTCGGCTGGGCAAGCATTGCGGCAAGAGCAATTGCGCGCTTCTATGGCGATTTTGCAAAATCAAAAAGTAAAAATCATTTATCGACAAGACGGCATTGAGATCACCAACGAGGGTATTGCCATGAGTGCGGCAGCCGAAGGGCAGCCGGTACGAGTACGTATCGACAAAAACAAAATCATTAGTGGCACGGCGCAGCAAGGCGCGATCGTGATGGTTAATCAGTAA
- the acnB gene encoding bifunctional aconitate hydratase 2/2-methylisocitrate dehydratase, which translates to MLVAYRQHVAERAAQGIAPLPLSVQQTVDLIALLQNPPAGEEAFLLDLITHRVPAGVDDAAKVKAAFLAAVAQGSESCALISRAKATELLGTMLGGFNIKPQIDLLGDAEVGEIAAAGLKNTLLMFDYFHDVKELADAGNANAKSVLQSWADAEWFTSRPEVPAKVTLTVFKVTGETNTDDLSPAPDAWSRPDIPLHALAMLKNPREGINPDVPGAVGPMKQIVELQQKGHPIAYVGDVVGTGSSRKSATNSVLWWTGEDIPFVPNKRFGGYCIGGKIAPIFFNTMEDAGALPIEFDVTNLNMGDVITIYPFEGKVEKDGQVITTFALKTDVLLDEVRAGGRINLIIGRGLTSKAREALGLPASTIFRLPQDPAVSNKGFTQAQKMVGRACGLPEGKGVRPGTYCEPKMTSVGSQDTTGPMTRDELKDLACLGFSADLVMQSFCHTAAYPKPVDVKTHHTLPEFIRNRGGVSLRPGDGVIHSWLNRMLLPDTVGTGGDSHTRFPIGISFPAGSGLVAFAAATGVMPLDMPESVLVRFKGELQPGITLRDLVNAIPLYAIKAGLLTVAKAGKKNIFSGRILEIEGLPNLKVEQAFELTDASAERSAAGCSVRLNEEPIAEYLKSNIVLLKSMIANGYGDAKTLARRVASMENWLANPSLIEPDADAEYAAVIEIDLADVKEPILACPNDPDDVKILSEVAGTKIDEVFIGSCMTNIGHFRAAGKLLEGKRDLPTKLWIAPPTKMDAEQLTEEGYYGTFGAAGARTEMPGCSLCMGNQAQVREGATVVSTSTRNFPNRLGKNTNVFLSSAELAAIASRLGRIPTVAEYMADVAILAPKSAEVYKYLNFNQIESYQAEADQVKV; encoded by the coding sequence GTGCTAGTAGCCTACCGTCAACATGTTGCTGAGCGTGCCGCGCAAGGCATTGCTCCATTGCCACTGTCTGTTCAGCAAACCGTCGATTTAATTGCTTTGCTGCAAAACCCACCAGCAGGCGAAGAAGCCTTTTTGCTTGATTTAATTACGCACCGCGTTCCAGCTGGCGTGGATGATGCTGCAAAAGTAAAAGCAGCATTTTTAGCCGCCGTGGCACAAGGCAGCGAAAGCTGTGCTTTAATCTCTCGCGCCAAGGCTACTGAATTACTCGGCACCATGCTAGGTGGCTTTAATATTAAGCCGCAGATCGACTTATTAGGCGATGCCGAAGTGGGTGAAATCGCTGCAGCGGGTTTAAAAAACACCTTGCTGATGTTCGATTACTTCCATGATGTTAAAGAGCTAGCCGACGCTGGCAATGCCAATGCTAAATCTGTGTTGCAATCATGGGCGGATGCAGAATGGTTTACTAGCCGCCCAGAAGTGCCGGCCAAAGTGACGTTGACTGTATTTAAAGTTACCGGCGAAACCAATACCGATGATTTGTCGCCAGCACCAGATGCTTGGTCGCGCCCAGATATCCCATTGCACGCATTGGCGATGCTAAAAAACCCACGCGAAGGCATCAATCCAGATGTGCCAGGCGCTGTTGGTCCAATGAAACAAATCGTTGAGCTGCAACAAAAAGGTCACCCAATTGCTTACGTTGGGGATGTTGTCGGCACGGGTTCAAGCCGCAAATCAGCCACAAACTCGGTATTGTGGTGGACGGGTGAAGACATTCCATTCGTTCCAAACAAACGTTTTGGCGGTTATTGCATCGGCGGTAAAATTGCCCCGATTTTCTTCAATACCATGGAAGATGCAGGTGCACTGCCAATCGAATTTGATGTAACGAATTTGAATATGGGCGACGTAATCACAATTTACCCATTTGAAGGCAAAGTCGAAAAAGACGGTCAAGTCATCACCACTTTCGCGCTAAAAACCGATGTATTACTCGATGAAGTTCGCGCCGGCGGCCGCATTAACTTGATTATTGGTCGTGGCTTAACATCAAAAGCGCGTGAAGCATTGGGCTTGCCTGCGTCAACAATCTTCCGTCTACCGCAAGATCCAGCAGTATCAAACAAAGGCTTTACGCAAGCGCAAAAAATGGTTGGTCGCGCCTGTGGTTTACCAGAAGGCAAGGGCGTTCGCCCAGGCACTTATTGCGAACCAAAAATGACTTCGGTTGGCTCGCAAGATACCACCGGACCAATGACGCGTGACGAGCTAAAAGACTTGGCATGCTTGGGTTTCTCAGCTGATTTGGTGATGCAATCGTTCTGCCACACTGCGGCTTATCCAAAACCAGTTGACGTTAAAACGCACCACACTTTGCCAGAATTTATTCGCAATCGTGGCGGCGTTTCTCTACGCCCAGGTGATGGTGTAATTCACTCTTGGCTTAACCGTATGTTATTGCCAGATACCGTTGGTACTGGTGGCGATTCACATACACGCTTCCCAATCGGCATTTCATTCCCAGCGGGCTCAGGCTTGGTCGCATTTGCAGCAGCAACCGGTGTTATGCCGCTGGATATGCCGGAATCGGTATTGGTGCGCTTTAAAGGCGAATTGCAACCCGGCATCACCTTGCGTGATCTGGTGAATGCCATTCCTTTGTATGCCATCAAAGCGGGTTTGTTGACCGTAGCGAAAGCGGGCAAGAAAAACATTTTCTCGGGTCGCATTCTTGAGATCGAAGGCTTGCCAAATCTTAAGGTTGAGCAAGCATTTGAATTGACTGACGCGTCAGCAGAGCGTTCGGCTGCCGGTTGCTCGGTTCGCCTGAATGAAGAGCCAATTGCTGAATACCTTAAATCGAACATCGTTTTACTTAAATCGATGATCGCTAACGGTTATGGCGACGCTAAAACTCTTGCGCGCCGTGTGGCAAGCATGGAAAACTGGTTGGCCAATCCAAGTTTGATCGAACCGGATGCAGATGCTGAATATGCTGCTGTAATCGAGATTGATTTAGCGGATGTGAAAGAGCCAATCTTGGCCTGCCCAAATGATCCAGACGATGTGAAAATTTTGTCTGAAGTGGCCGGCACCAAGATTGATGAAGTGTTTATCGGCTCTTGCATGACCAATATTGGCCACTTCCGCGCGGCGGGTAAATTGCTTGAAGGTAAGCGCGATTTGCCAACCAAATTGTGGATTGCACCCCCAACCAAAATGGATGCGGAGCAACTGACTGAAGAAGGCTACTACGGCACGTTTGGCGCTGCCGGTGCGCGCACTGAAATGCCAGGCTGCTCATTATGCATGGGCAATCAAGCGCAGGTTCGCGAAGGCGCAACGGTGGTTTCAACCTCAACGCGTAACTTCCCAAATCGCTTAGGCAAAAACACCAATGTGTTTTTATCTTCTGCTGAATTGGCGGCGATTGCATCTCGCTTGGGCCGTATTCCAACCGTGGCTGAATACATGGCGGACGTGGCTATTTTGGCGCCAAAATCAGCTGAAGTTTATAAATACCTCAACTTCAATCAAATCGAGTCGTATCAAGCCGAAGCAGATCAAGTTAAGGTTTAA
- the lspA gene encoding signal peptidase II: MPKRFVQFILLALVVLFLDQITKHAAEAAFQYAEILTVIPGFFDLTLRYNPGAAFSFLADAGGWQRYFFTGLALIVSVVLVFLIKKHHAETRYALALSLILGGALGNAIDRMVFGHVIDFLLFHWKNQWYYPAFNLADSAICVGAVLMVIDSFKKPEKTT, from the coding sequence ATGCCTAAGCGTTTTGTGCAATTTATATTGCTGGCTTTGGTGGTTTTATTCTTAGATCAAATCACCAAACATGCTGCCGAGGCTGCGTTTCAATATGCTGAGATATTAACCGTTATTCCTGGTTTTTTTGATTTAACGTTGAGGTATAACCCCGGTGCAGCCTTCTCATTTTTAGCTGACGCAGGGGGATGGCAGCGCTACTTTTTTACCGGCTTAGCACTCATTGTTTCGGTGGTTTTGGTTTTTTTAATCAAAAAACATCACGCCGAAACGCGATATGCGTTGGCCTTGTCATTGATTTTGGGCGGCGCCTTAGGCAATGCCATTGACCGTATGGTGTTTGGTCATGTGATTGATTTTTTGCTGTTTCATTGGAAAAATCAATGGTATTACCCCGCGTTTAATCTTGCCGATTCAGCCATCTGTGTCGGTGCGGTGCTAATGGTGATTGATAGTTTTAAAAAACCCGAGAAAACCACATGA